A stretch of the Planktothricoides raciborskii GIHE-MW2 genome encodes the following:
- a CDS encoding DUF1036 domain-containing protein translates to MAPRIYPTKSDYATAINNPKVAFKKKDPNTKVETDLDSILVNGEAFKIPHPANPNIKQPWSASGGFACVFKYQTFSPKKIWAVRCFNQSTSTFDSHYKKVSQRLKTIPCADYFIDFTFLDQGIRVNGQIYPIVRMEWVEGKDLKTFIKDNISNQQRLLELAEAWLQLSEQLYNAGIAHGDLQHGNILIDEQNGRINIKLIDYDSLYFLQDGNSIDDEIKGILGYQHPLRDSLQKQCLEIDFFSQWVIWISIIALAKSPSLWKTYNLDNTERLLFSRNDFDQPHQAQVFDDLSVLSSDVTDSFRAICQVKSIQDIPCLAIALKPDDPIDITDIFIKNAPPQPPVNPPPPVGSSQTQDVTSIFTGFSPNLGGTQSQNNSSSQTQDVTNIFTGSSQQSGRIQPNNPSLSIQKLENENQSLTQKLGNAKTELWKQGQQLNIIKKFAITSTIIATALAGLSFIQYQERNQLIRQIEQIRRQNNLPSGRWDLSSYSLDKELENLGEMIEDEKPLVSRDLDELINKMQENTETSINEREQRISNLETTKTQLEKEKKQLEEKKKQLEEDKNSLQRRINEFEKYTYVNFCNKNFDKTIYAAFTYWNETGFLSHGWYPIKSGECSQVTVSQNYHGNLYVYGSYNRGEREWGSGKYSFCINIVDIFSISESDTVSCSGINQKRVSMSEFSVSPGTNTWNF, encoded by the coding sequence ATGGCTCCCCGAATTTATCCTACAAAAAGTGATTATGCTACAGCGATTAATAATCCCAAGGTTGCCTTTAAAAAGAAAGACCCAAATACTAAAGTAGAAACAGACCTTGACTCGATATTAGTTAATGGCGAAGCTTTCAAAATTCCTCATCCCGCTAATCCGAATATTAAACAACCCTGGTCAGCATCAGGAGGATTTGCTTGTGTATTTAAGTATCAGACTTTTTCGCCTAAAAAAATATGGGCTGTAAGATGCTTTAATCAAAGTACATCAACGTTTGATAGTCATTATAAAAAAGTCTCTCAACGCTTAAAAACTATCCCTTGTGCTGATTATTTTATTGATTTTACTTTTCTCGATCAAGGAATTCGAGTCAATGGACAAATTTATCCTATTGTACGCATGGAATGGGTAGAAGGGAAAGATTTAAAAACGTTTATTAAAGATAATATCAGCAATCAACAGCGTTTATTAGAATTAGCTGAAGCTTGGTTACAATTATCAGAACAATTATATAATGCTGGTATAGCTCATGGAGATTTACAACATGGGAATATTTTGATTGACGAACAAAATGGCAGGATTAACATTAAGCTGATTGATTATGATAGCCTGTATTTTCTTCAAGATGGCAATAGTATTGATGATGAAATAAAAGGAATATTGGGTTATCAGCATCCTTTGAGAGATTCTTTACAAAAACAGTGCTTGGAGATAGACTTTTTCTCTCAATGGGTAATTTGGATTTCGATTATTGCATTGGCGAAAAGCCCCAGTTTATGGAAAACTTATAATTTAGACAATACAGAACGCTTACTATTTTCTCGAAATGACTTTGACCAGCCACATCAAGCACAAGTTTTTGATGATTTATCTGTACTATCTTCAGATGTAACCGATAGTTTTAGAGCAATTTGTCAAGTTAAAAGTATTCAAGATATTCCCTGTCTAGCTATAGCATTAAAACCCGATGATCCTATAGATATAACAGACATATTTATCAAAAATGCACCACCACAACCACCAGTAAATCCGCCACCGCCAGTAGGTTCATCTCAAACTCAAGATGTAACCAGTATTTTTACGGGTTTTTCCCCAAATTTGGGAGGAACTCAATCACAGAATAACAGTTCATCTCAAACTCAAGATGTAACCAATATCTTTACAGGTTCTTCTCAACAATCAGGTCGCATTCAGCCCAATAATCCTAGTTTGTCTATACAAAAGCTTGAAAATGAGAATCAATCACTCACTCAAAAACTTGGTAATGCTAAGACAGAATTATGGAAACAAGGACAACAATTAAATATTATCAAAAAATTTGCCATAACTAGCACCATCATTGCTACCGCTTTAGCCGGTCTATCTTTTATTCAATATCAAGAGAGGAATCAGCTAATTAGGCAAATTGAGCAAATCAGAAGACAGAATAATCTTCCCTCTGGTCGATGGGACTTATCATCGTACTCTCTTGATAAGGAGTTAGAAAATTTGGGCGAGATGATTGAGGATGAAAAACCCTTGGTTTCCCGTGACTTGGATGAGTTAATTAATAAAATGCAAGAGAATACGGAGACGAGTATCAATGAAAGAGAACAGAGAATTAGTAATTTAGAGACTACCAAAACGCAGTTAGAAAAGGAAAAAAAGCAGTTAGAAGAGAAAAAAAAGCAGTTAGAAGAGGACAAAAATTCTCTGCAACGTCGGATTAATGAATTTGAAAAATATACTTATGTTAATTTTTGTAATAAAAATTTTGATAAAACAATATATGCTGCATTCACTTACTGGAATGAAACAGGATTTTTATCTCACGGCTGGTATCCTATTAAATCAGGAGAATGTAGCCAAGTTACTGTGAGTCAAAACTATCATGGTAATCTATATGTCTATGGAAGTTATAATCGGGGTGAACGTGAATGGGGAAGCGGAAAATATTCTTTCTGTATAAATATAGTTGATATATTCAGCATTTCTGAAAGTGACACAGTGAGTTGTAGTGGCATTAATCAAAAAAGAGTAAGCATGAGTGAGTTTTCTGTATCACCTGGAACAAATACTTGGAATTTTTAG